A stretch of DNA from Nonlabens ponticola:
GTTCTTTGGGCTTGCGAGCTGCTTTAGCAGGTGCAGTCTTTAATTGTGGTGCAATCTCGTTGAAATAGGCTTTCTCGTTTTCCAACCATTTTTTGATGGTTTTTATGTATCGCTTTTCTCCTTTGGTATATTCTACGGTTAAGTCTTTTTGCTTAATTCTGTGTGACTCATTGATAAAATCAATTTTGGTCTTCTCTGCATCTGTAATGTGTCTATCTTTTACTAATTGTACCGTATCAACCGCTGATAGTAAATTATTAGTAAGATTATTTAAGTTGAGTACCAATTCTGTAGGTGTAACGATTTTAGCCTTAGTTAAGCCTAAGTATCTGTTGGTTCTCGTAGCATTCTTAATAATAGGAAACTGATTAGCGAAGTGCTTCTTAAGCTGTTCGTAAAATGGCAATTCAAATGGGAATGCTTTCAACCATTTGCTATATATACCAAAGAGTAAATTGAGATTTGTTTTCTCTTTAGCAGGTTCAGCATTCTGTAATTCCTTAAAGTAGTTTAATAATGCTTTGCGCTTGTGGTTGGGAATATCAACATCCTTGTTTTTTAAAAACAGCTCTACTAATTCTATGTAGATATGTGAACCAATAGCAGGTGTTCCCATACTCCAAGCACAAAATTCAAAATACTCTGTAATGTCCTCATACCAATCGTCATTATTAATGACCTCTAAAACTTTAAAATCAGTATACTGTACCGCACTTAAAATCCATATTGGAATATTACCATAGATAGCTTCTTTATTAAAATTAAACTTTTTAAAAAATTCTCTATGATTATCGCAGCAATTAGGAAAGCGATCTAAATAATCAGTTAATAATTTATAATTGTGTTTGTGGTTATCGCAACAATTGGGAAAATCTTCTGGTAATTCATAACCGTCAGGTTTAGGAATTTCAAAAGGATATTGAATAAAGTCCTTAGATTCTATTTCTATAAAAGGTTTTTCCATAACTCTATAAGTCTAATTGAATACGGTTAGCGGCTTCCATTTTCTTTTGGTCTATAACTTTTGCATAAATCTGCGTTGTCTTCAATTCTTTATGACCTAAAAGCTTTGATACCGTGTAAATATCTGTACCTAACGTTAATTGTAAGGTCGCATAGGTATGGCGAGCACAG
This window harbors:
- a CDS encoding DUF6617 family protein, whose translation is MEKPFIEIESKDFIQYPFEIPKPDGYELPEDFPNCCDNHKHNYKLLTDYLDRFPNCCDNHREFFKKFNFNKEAIYGNIPIWILSAVQYTDFKVLEVINNDDWYEDITEYFEFCAWSMGTPAIGSHIYIELVELFLKNKDVDIPNHKRKALLNYFKELQNAEPAKEKTNLNLLFGIYSKWLKAFPFELPFYEQLKKHFANQFPIIKNATRTNRYLGLTKAKIVTPTELVLNLNNLTNNLLSAVDTVQLVKDRHITDAEKTKIDFINESHRIKQKDLTVEYTKGEKRYIKTIKKWLENEKAYFNEIAPQLKTAPAKAARKPKEPIKTFGFKGDDIKLLSVLKSLQLRINLLKTDHTSIEQFHKLLLAKDITILNIKVHLNCENIQFRYIISKMQDYFTRFRSVDVSDSKLFLSSNTTVLNSSNLSTANTGNPKEKEIIDKIFKEMQ